TTGAAGATTGTCTGGATTACAATTTCTACCGGCCGCACAGCATGCTCCGCATGCTGACGCCCGTGGAATACCTCCAAGGCATTCCAGGCTACGAGAATGCTACACTGGATATTAGTGTCCTATATGTTTAGGAGCCCGACCAACGCGTCGACCGTGCTTCCAGCTTTTAGGGTCAATTTCGTAAAGTAGGCTCCTCGTGCCTCCAATGCTTACAGGCCGAATCATACCTGCTCTTTTTAAGAGCGAGAGTGCGTTGCTCACGGCTCCGGCTGAAAGATGTAGGCCTTCTTGAATTTGCTTGGCGGATTGCGCTGCAGGTTCACAAATAAGAAGATAGCCGATGATACGCGAGACGCTGCGGGGAGTACCATTCTGGGCTCCGAATATACCTACTTTTTCGATGAATGCCAGCGACTCTTTGTTCATGTCGTTAGTTTACCTTGTGTAGCATTCTTATTCAATAGTTTCACATATGCGTGAAACTACATTGTATATAAATATTATTTCTATACAATAAGGAGAGAACTATTTGTGTAACCATGGAGGGCGTGTATGACGGAAACAGAGGCTAAGGCAATTGCGATAAAGGTCGCGGGCATAATGAAGGATGAACGCTTTAAGGAGGTCGAGAGTCTCTTTTCGCCTCAACTCAGAGCCGTCGCCTCTGCTGAAACAGTCCACACTGCTTGGTCGAGTGAAGTAAGCAAGAGCGGAGCAGTTACACACATTGGCGAGTCAACAGCTGAGCAAACTGACCAAGGCGTCCGGATACGTACGCCTGTCGTGTTTGAGCATGGCGAGCTCGTGATATTCATGTCTATTGATGATCAGGGCTTACTCAATGGCCTTCGACTTGCTCCTGCTGCGGCGGAATGGTCGGAACCTTCATATGCTAAATTGAGGAGATTCACCGAACATGAGGTGACGGTAACGGCCGATTCTCTTGATGTAGGAGCAACCATAAGTATTCCTGTCGGGTCAGGTCCTTACCCGGGGGTTGTGTTACTTGGTGGCGGTGGCCCATTTGATAGAGACGAAACGGACGGAGCTAATAAGCCCCTCAAGGACATTGCTTGGGGTCTGGCTAGTCGCGGTATTGCCGTGCTGCGCTTTGACAAAGTGAACTACGTGCATAGTCAAGTGGCTGCGTCACCGAAGTTTACTATGATGGATGAGTATGTACCCCACGCAGTGGCCGGAGTTCATATGCTTCAACAACAACGGGACGTGGACATACACAAAATTTTTATCTTGGGTCATAGCATGGGCGGCAAAGTGGCTCCACAGATTGCCGCGGCCGAGCCGTCGGTAGCTGGGCTTGTGATTATGGCGGGAGATGCTCAGCCAATGCAGCAAGCCGCTGTTCGTGTGGCGCGATATGTTGATACTCTCAACTCTACTGCTTCTACCAAATCTGCCGTTGCTACGATAGAAAAACAAGCCGCGCTAGTGGATAGCTCTCAGCTATCAATTTCAACCCCAGCAAGCGAGCTACCTTTTGGTTTTTCGGGCGCGTATTGGCTGAGTGTGCGCGATTACGATCCGGTTGCTACGGCAGTGGCACTGGAAAAACCGATGTTCATCTTGCAGGGCGGTCGAGATTACCAAGTGACGGTTGAGGATGATCTCTCACGGTGGAAGGCGGGCCTCAGCCAGAACCCTAACGTTAAGATTCGAATATATAAAGCCGACAATCACCTTTTCTTTCCCGGCAAGGGTCGTTCAACGCCCGCAGAGTATGGTGCGCCGCAGCATGTTGATCCAGCTGTAGTAGCGGACATTGCACGTTGGCTACAACCGCAACGAGGAGTGATTGCTCGATTTATGAGTATGTTGTCGTCTTAAGAAAATGAAAACTGGCCCGCCTCATTAAGAGACGGGCCAGTCTAACATCATGGCCGCTACTACACTTTAGACTCTCTCGATCACCATTTCGATGGTGCGATCCGCGTCTGAAGCGGGCTTGCTTATCGCGCGGAGTCGACTACGCGTCTTGTCGGCCTCGAGCATCAGCGCTTGGACTTGCTGCATATTACAGCCTGGCCTCACGTGAGCCTTGACGGCCGTGATCCGTAGCCGAGTTTCGATGATCTCGATGGCGAACGTTCCGTCACGGATGATGCGCTGATGTCCGGTGAGCTCTCCTTGGATAGGCGTGCCATCGGTCACCATGTAGGTGAACGCGCTTCCTTCGAAGCCACGCTGCATCCAGATGGTGATGGGCTTCTTATCGGCGATGATGATTTGTACATCCGTGCGGTCGTCGCGCTTTCGGAGACGAGCCTCAACCGCCGCTCGGGCCTCTCGCACCTCTTGCAGGAATGGCGAGGGCGGTGCACCGGCGATACGGGCGAAGATGTTAGACATACGATACTCCTGATGGGTTTTGTCCGTTGGCCTCCTCGTAGGGATTTATCTGAAAAATGAGCGTTAAGGTCAATAAGTCAGTTGCTCGACGGCATTTTACTTCCCAGAGTATATTCTTATTATATCATAATAACGCTTAAAAGTAAATCTAATCTAATATGTGGCTGATGATTGCTAAGATTGTGGCGCAACCTAAGACGACTCTGACATCTATCTTACTAAGAGCAGGCGCTAGCTACCGGTCCATATGTTGATGAATGCGATGGGTCACCAAGCACGTTCAGCTTCACAGTAACGCTATACAATCCACTTGGTAAATGGGGCATTCGAATGTATGAGCTATCCGTTGCACTGCCAGGCCCTGTAAAGCTCCACTGATTCTGTGAGTACAGTGTGGCTCCTATCGAGCTGCTACTCGTAATGACATACACCGGCTGCACGCTCCCCGGCCCATTTACGCTAAAGCTAGCCTGCAAGTTCATAGAACAACTATTTGTAAAAAGAGAGTCAGCATTCTGATTAATAACAAGGCTACTACCCGCGACAGGGCTACTCATATATGATGCCTGGTTTGGCGCCTGAAGTGATTGAGCGCTCGCGCAACTACTGATCGTAATCGGGCTCGCCATTTGCGTTATCGAACCACTTGTCAACAAGGCGCTTACCCTGTAGCTATCCCCTGATTCTAATCCCTGCCATGATGAGCTGGTACTGTCAGACTGCGTACCCGCTGCTGTGAAAGTATGTACAACCGGATTATAGGCTGCCGACGCAGTATGGTTGCTATATACCAACCAGGTCACCGAGACATTCCCGCTACCAGTAGTACTAAACGATATAGATTGATTAATATGGCACTGCGTGGAGCTGATTGGACTTGCAGTTGCCGTAAGGCTGCTAACCGAAAGCGCGCTTAAAGGCCCTGGAGGTGAAGGTGCAGGGATCTGAGATCCGCCGCCTGAACTCGACGAGCCACTGCCAGATGACCCTGATGATGTCGCCGACGAACTACCGCCAGAGCCCTTACTGGTAGTTGTCTTTGAGCCTGACGCGCTTCCACTCGTCCCTGTTTTTGACCCACCACCTACCGAGGGCTGCTTTGTGTTGTCTTTTTGCATGGTTGCAGACGAAGGGGCAGATACATCTGTCGTACGAGAGCCATTATGCGCAGTCGACTGTTTTGTTGTTTGTCGTGACAAATGACGCATCACTATAAAACCAGTACCAGCGCCGATCAGCATCAAGAAGCAGGCGGCCAACACCACGAATGACCGTATCTTTATGGTAAACTTACCAATCCTTATTACCTGCAATCGTTTAGGCATACCTTCAGTATAATGCATATGTTCCTTAGTATCTCACAAAGCGCATGAGCCGCCTTGGTTATAATGATCACCTTCTCGGCTAAGGCAAGGGGCGCCTAGCGACTAAGTTATATCTGAAGGTCGCATAATTTACATGAGACATTGTGATGTTAATCATCAAATTTAGAATCTGCAATAAATGATAGATCCACATTCGGTATCCTGTATATGGGACTGTTGCTGTGAAAATTGACCACGTGCACCTGACCATGTGCACGTGGTCGTTCTGAGCGACAGCTACCTACTTGTCAGCACTTGGCTACAACGGTTGCTACTCCGCTTTCTTATCATCCCGTCGTGCGCACGCATTAGCTTGCCTGGTGGCGCCGCTTTGCGCGTTAGCCTGGCTGCGCCTGCTGCGTCCGGTATACTTGGTCTTGCAGACGGGACATGTACTGACCGCCGTATACTCTCCGTCCTTTTTGGAACTGTAGTTGTCCCGAGGGTTGCCTCGGCCTGGCCAGATAGGCATTTCACCCACTCCTTCTTTGGCGTTGCAGAACTTTGACATTGTATCAGCGTGGGTGTGGCTGATCAACATAAAGGATAAGACGTGCGGTATTGCTGCATTTTTGCGATGTGAACATTTTGTCCTTTGATTACATAAAGTACACCATCACTAAGGTTGCATTTATTGGTTTTAATGTTATTATTTACAAACCGCAATCCGTGCGGTCCCAATGAAGGGAAGATCATGGGTAACAAGTACGGCATGGCTATCCGAACGTCCGAAGGCGTCAGTGGTATGACCGCGACCGACGAGGCGAACAGCCAGCTGGCCGTTTTGTTCGCCGGCGTGGCGACCCCACTGGCTGCTGGCTACGACTCGGCCCAGCGGATCGCTCGTCCGACAGTGCTCGTCGCGTTCGAGAACGACGGGCAGCTGGTCCTGGTCGAGAGCTGGCTGAATAAGGAGGCGCACGACGTCTTCATCCGGCGTGTCTTGTCGGACGTGGCTGCGGACATGGACTTCAATCTGAACGTCCTGACCCCGGTGACGATCGCCGACGCCACCGTCATCGTCTGCGGCGCATACGAGTGCGTCGCTGGCGTCTAACCCATCCCTGCCGGGGGCTGGACGCGAAAACTGCGTCTGGTCCCCGGTGTACTGAATTGCATTTGCACATTCGTTGTGTATAAGGATAGCCACCTTCTAAGGTTCGTAAGTAATATCACTTCATCACCGCAGATGAAACGTGCTGTGGTATCGCCCCAGTTCTGAATGTTTTTGAGGTCTGAGGTGATATGTAGCAGCAAGAAATGATAGAATGGCGTTGGATGATTCATGGGTGACTCATAGCGTATCGATTGATATGACAATCGCTTTTGTCGCCATAAGTCACCCATTTGTATCCCGCTACATGGCTTGTTCTTGCCCTAACCGGTGCAGCTTCCATGGCACCCACTACTGTGCTCTCCGCAGCAGCCCCAGGTTCTCGCCCGGCGCGGTGTAGAGCGCCCCGTTCTTGGAGACGGTGAACACCTGACCGGTGTCGGACTTGAACCCGAAGGTCGTGTAGTCCACGGTCTTGCCGTCGACGCTACCGACGGCGACGATCTTGCCGCCGGCGTGCCACTCGGCGGACGTCACGATGCCGCCGACGATGCAGGAGTCCGTCTTGGCGACGTACTCCATGGCCGAAGGGCGTTCGAACTTCGCCGGGCCGTTGACCACCTGAGCGATCTCGGTCGCCGTCGGAGCCGTCGTCGGCGCGGGACGGGCCAGCAGGATGCCCTGGGGCTGGCCAACAGAGAAGGACTAGGGCAGCCTCGATAGGGCTCTAAGCCCCCGAAACGGCACCGAAGCGACTTTGCTCCTTCGTTGAGCCGCTTCGGGGGCCGTTTTCATTCTTAAATAAAATAGTATTTCGAGGAATTTATGTTTATACTCTTTCCCCTGACTCCACTCACTTGTTAAATCCCTCTGTATTTTATACAGCCTAAAATGTAGAACCTGAAATATAAAATCATTTTCATGTCTAAGGGTTCAACTCTGAATTCCCTACCTTAACTTCCATCTAATCACTAGTCTAGGCCATTAAGATCCGAAGTAGATCTGGTAAAGTTTCCACGCTGAAGGCCTTGGACAACTGGTGGTTATGTTCAATACTTGTGGCCAGCAAGTTTGGAGTATCAAACAACGTTAACAACGCTTCGGCTTTCGGAGCCAATGGCTCGTCACGACTTATCAGCGTCGTATCAAATTGACCGTACAGCGGAGTGAAAGTGTCCTCAAGAAAAGCATCGCCAAATTTTGTGGTGACAATTGGCAAGCCGCAGTATGCAGCTTCGCCGAGAGTATTTGGTGCAGCATCAATCGCTGACGGCATAATGGCAGCGTCTGCCGCCCAAAAGTAGTCACTCATCCTATTACCCCGACCGTTAGCATCGGCAATTCCACCCACTAGTACTAGACTGGTATAGCCTTTGGCTTGAGCATATGCCTCAACTTCAGTTTGGAACCGTCGAGAATCTTCTAAAACTTCATTGCCGCCCGCAACCACTAGGCGAACAGTCCGCCCACTCTTGACCTGTAGTTCACACGCAAAGTCTACACTAAGCTTCAGATCTTTTTGCGGGTGAACGCGAGTGGGTTGGAAAAGCATGATGTCTTCATCTGTGACGCCATGACGGGATCGAACCTGAGCTCTAATGGCAGCTGTTTGCTCTGTAGACTCGGGGCGAAAGCGCTTAACATCCAGAGGCGATGGTAAAGTGCCATAGTCTAGCCCATCGTTATATTGTGACAAAAACGGGATGTATCCGGGGTTAACGACCCAGCATTTTACCCCTTGAGGCATAGCTTCGAGCATCTCGAATTGGCTGGTTGGAAAATCGTTAGGAACCATCAAGACAGAGCGCCGCGGCTCGACGCGTAGAGCCCGTCGTAATGCAGCCAAAGCGAATGGTCCACTTTGAAAGGCCTGGTTGAACATGACTGTTTCTTGGTCATGAGCACGTACAATCGAGTCCAACCTTTCTACGGAATGATCGGGATGGAATCTGTCTAGCTCTGGGATAATAGTAACGTCCAACAGGGCGCGACTAGCAAGAAATCTTCGGCTAGCCTCATCAATAGTACCGGCAGTCAGATGAACGTCGTGTCCTAGGCCGGAGTGTAAAGCTTCGCCGACAGCTGCAACATCGAAAGTTGCCCCGCCC
This Candidatus Chromulinivoraceae bacterium DNA region includes the following protein-coding sequences:
- a CDS encoding glycosyltransferase, which encodes MSKRIEIMKPGLGLGGATFDVAAVGEALHSGLGHDVHLTAGTIDEASRRFLASRALLDVTIIPELDRFHPDHSVERLDSIVRAHDQETVMFNQAFQSGPFALAALRRALRVEPRRSVLMVPNDFPTSQFEMLEAMPQGVKCWVVNPGYIPFLSQYNDGLDYGTLPSPLDVKRFRPESTEQTAAIRAQVRSRHGVTDEDIMLFQPTRVHPQKDLKLSVDFACELQVKSGRTVRLVVAGGNEVLEDSRRFQTEVEAYAQAKGYTSLVLVGGIADANGRGNRMSDYFWAADAAIMPSAIDAAPNTLGEAAYCGLPIVTTKFGDAFLEDTFTPLYGQFDTTLISRDEPLAPKAEALLTLFDTPNLLATSIEHNHQLSKAFSVETLPDLLRILMA
- a CDS encoding alpha/beta fold hydrolase: MTETEAKAIAIKVAGIMKDERFKEVESLFSPQLRAVASAETVHTAWSSEVSKSGAVTHIGESTAEQTDQGVRIRTPVVFEHGELVIFMSIDDQGLLNGLRLAPAAAEWSEPSYAKLRRFTEHEVTVTADSLDVGATISIPVGSGPYPGVVLLGGGGPFDRDETDGANKPLKDIAWGLASRGIAVLRFDKVNYVHSQVAASPKFTMMDEYVPHAVAGVHMLQQQRDVDIHKIFILGHSMGGKVAPQIAAAEPSVAGLVIMAGDAQPMQQAAVRVARYVDTLNSTASTKSAVATIEKQAALVDSSQLSISTPASELPFGFSGAYWLSVRDYDPVATAVALEKPMFILQGGRDYQVTVEDDLSRWKAGLSQNPNVKIRIYKADNHLFFPGKGRSTPAEYGAPQHVDPAVVADIARWLQPQRGVIARFMSMLSS